A single Candidatus Zixiibacteriota bacterium DNA region contains:
- a CDS encoding ABC transporter permease, producing MKTDLSTNLRAIWGRAYVRVVGGNREVSWLVFEVTLPLLAVFAFALIYRGLRAPEQYIGFVVVSGAMIAFWQNILWAMAAQFYWEKEMGNLELYLMAPISRVAILLGMAIGGLFMTAVRAAAILVIGSWVFEVHYTVVSWFALLAVFWLTMAAIYGLGMLSSSLFMLFGREAWHTANLFQEPIYFLSGFYFPVRSLGSVVAFAASVLPLTLGLDAIRQLVFSGAPVNPLFSVRTELLLLLIATLVLNWGALRALRYMEELGKRTGRLTLKAQ from the coding sequence ATGAAGACTGATCTGTCGACCAATCTGCGCGCGATCTGGGGACGCGCCTATGTGCGCGTGGTCGGCGGCAACCGCGAGGTATCGTGGCTCGTCTTCGAAGTCACCTTGCCGCTGTTGGCGGTCTTTGCCTTCGCCCTGATCTATCGCGGCCTGAGGGCGCCGGAGCAGTACATCGGCTTTGTCGTGGTCTCCGGGGCGATGATCGCCTTCTGGCAGAACATCCTCTGGGCGATGGCGGCGCAGTTCTACTGGGAAAAGGAGATGGGGAATCTCGAGCTCTATCTGATGGCACCCATCTCGCGTGTGGCGATTCTGCTGGGGATGGCGATCGGCGGGCTGTTCATGACCGCGGTGCGGGCCGCGGCCATCCTCGTCATCGGTTCATGGGTGTTCGAAGTCCACTATACCGTCGTCAGTTGGTTCGCGCTGTTGGCGGTGTTCTGGCTGACGATGGCGGCGATCTACGGCCTGGGGATGCTATCATCGTCACTATTCATGCTATTCGGGCGCGAGGCATGGCACACGGCGAACCTGTTTCAGGAGCCGATCTACTTCCTCAGCGGATTCTACTTCCCGGTTCGCTCGCTCGGGAGCGTAGTCGCGTTCGCGGCTTCGGTGCTGCCCTTGACACTGGGCTTGGATGCCATCCGCCAACTTGTGTTCTCCGGAGCGCCGGTCAACCCGTTGTTCTCCGTGCGGACCGAGTTGCTGTTGCTGTTGATTGCGACGTTGGTCCTGAACTGGGGGGCGTTGCGAGCACTCAGGTACATGGAGGAGTTGGGCAAACGGACCGGACGGTTGACGTTGAAGGCGCAGTAG
- a CDS encoding sulfite exporter TauE/SafE family protein: protein MTSDINLTLLLAGAFLSAVISAVCGFGGGILYLPLMVAIVGPRSAVPLMAFGLMISNFTRFWLLRRHCVWPLTWRYTAGAVPGALIGALVFVQIPTQLITTLIGVFLIVSVVISRWQSHRPLLTRWTIFYPLGAVVGFFSSIFGVVGPASIPFFLATGLHKEAFVSTVAFGAFVMHLTAVAAFSQFRLLNGPLLQTGVFIGLAMIGGTWIGKQILMRAQPTTFLFAVDVLLVGLGVFFLVR, encoded by the coding sequence ATGACCTCCGACATCAACCTGACCCTGCTTCTTGCCGGTGCCTTCCTGTCGGCCGTCATCTCCGCCGTCTGCGGCTTCGGAGGCGGGATTCTCTACCTGCCGCTGATGGTGGCAATCGTCGGTCCGCGCAGCGCCGTGCCGCTGATGGCGTTCGGGCTGATGATCTCGAACTTCACCCGATTCTGGCTGTTGCGTCGACACTGTGTTTGGCCGCTGACGTGGCGATACACGGCGGGAGCGGTTCCGGGCGCGCTGATCGGAGCGTTGGTCTTCGTGCAGATACCCACGCAACTGATCACCACGCTGATCGGCGTCTTCCTCATCGTCTCGGTCGTCATTTCCCGCTGGCAGTCCCACCGGCCGCTATTGACCCGGTGGACAATCTTCTATCCGCTGGGGGCCGTGGTCGGCTTCTTCTCGTCGATCTTCGGCGTCGTGGGACCGGCATCCATCCCGTTCTTCCTGGCCACCGGACTGCACAAGGAAGCCTTCGTGAGCACGGTCGCCTTCGGCGCTTTCGTCATGCACCTCACGGCCGTCGCAGCGTTCAGCCAGTTCCGACTCCTGAACGGACCGCTTCTGCAGACCGGTGTCTTCATCGGCCTCGCCATGATCGGCGGCACCTGGATCGGCAAGCAGATCCTGATGCGCGCGCAGCCCACAACCTTTCTCTTCGCCGTCGATGTGCTGCTGGTCGGGTTGGGAGTGTTCTTCCTGGTGCGGTGA
- a CDS encoding ABC transporter permease — protein MKMISPTNAFAVRVRPWWAAARLGWAIESNWTDPFVFLTYQIVRPLFGALILVVMFKVVAGRLVGEVAFAQIYVGNAFFIFVVQMIGGLGLVVIEDRERYQMIRYVYLSPLGLGTYLVARASGRLAATALSMLVTLIVGVWWFGVHGHLTLGQLPLFVVMLLLGMAATLALGVMLAGTTLVLAHHGWSMPEGVTGVLYLLCGVVFSIDILPGPLAAMGRLLPWTWWLEGLRRVWLGEPFNGSLRHFSDGQVLLWLIVSTAVVTVLAWVVLRGAEHLAVATGKLDQRTDH, from the coding sequence ATGAAGATGATATCACCGACGAACGCCTTTGCCGTGCGCGTGCGCCCGTGGTGGGCGGCGGCGCGGTTGGGATGGGCCATTGAATCCAATTGGACCGATCCGTTTGTTTTCTTGACCTACCAGATTGTGCGTCCGCTGTTCGGAGCGCTCATTCTTGTGGTCATGTTCAAGGTCGTCGCCGGGCGGCTGGTGGGAGAGGTGGCATTTGCCCAGATCTACGTGGGGAATGCATTCTTCATCTTCGTCGTGCAAATGATCGGCGGACTGGGGCTGGTGGTCATAGAGGATCGTGAGCGCTACCAGATGATCCGCTACGTCTATTTGTCCCCGCTGGGGCTGGGGACCTACCTGGTGGCGCGGGCATCGGGACGACTGGCCGCGACGGCGCTCTCGATGCTCGTGACCCTCATTGTGGGAGTGTGGTGGTTCGGCGTCCATGGTCACCTGACGCTGGGGCAGCTTCCATTGTTCGTCGTCATGCTGCTGTTGGGGATGGCGGCGACGCTGGCGTTGGGCGTCATGCTGGCGGGGACAACGCTGGTGCTCGCGCATCATGGCTGGTCGATGCCGGAGGGCGTGACTGGGGTCCTATATCTTCTGTGTGGCGTGGTCTTCTCGATCGATATCCTGCCCGGTCCGCTGGCGGCGATGGGGCGACTTCTGCCGTGGACCTGGTGGTTGGAGGGACTGCGCCGCGTCTGGCTTGGAGAGCCGTTCAACGGATCGTTGCGGCACTTCAGTGATGGGCAGGTTCTGTTGTGGCTCATTGTGTCGACTGCGGTCGTCACGGTGCTCGCTTGGGTAGTCCTGCGCGGGGCGGAGCATCTGGCGGTGGCGACCGGGAAGCTGGACCAACGGACGGATCACTAA
- a CDS encoding S8 family serine peptidase → MKRVWVLFLAGFALTVAVAVPVVADNVLQRPLVIVPNNVQLVPDEFIVRFKPSANLGELTSFSTGALGKLSGTARSELANLAAAFGVQKVEPLFPRAAARGITELNGYHRVKVGAGQSLDAAMQMYAQSPLVDHVEAIGIHPVYATPSDPYYDDPTIFPPYYQWGMNNAGDHDVDAPEAWDLETGDSTVILAILDTGIRYFHKDLGGPNGSYSNPTGAVNGNSWINWAEKNGSAGVDDDGNGYVDDWVGYDFVNGATPCWSGEDCNTTDNDPRDFNGHGTHCAGIAAAITNNASGVAGMAGGYAAGAGTYGNGVKVMACRIGWSGSYLGQEVGYVRMDFAASAFYYAADKGARIASCSWGSSNSGGIDAAITYFQNADGLVVHAAGNSNNQTADYLGGLTTVLNVAATDSLDKKASFSTYGTWVDVSAPGVAIISLFHYHADATNDYIAAMDGTSMATPYAAGVCALIRSAFPSYTRQQVFDRIVATTDNIDALNPSYAGKLGSGRINAYNAVQGAGPVPPVAQFVGSPTSGCAPLAVQFTDQSTGGPTSWSWDFGDGGTSTLQNPSHTYTGSGSFTVTLTATNAQGSDSEIKTNYIVVSTGSAPVADFVGSPLTGEAPLTVYFTDLSTNSPTSWSWTFGDGGTSTAQNPSHVYTSAGTYTVALTASNSCGSDGETKTGYITVSAPAQQCDDFADGNISNWLNKTGTWTATSGYMKGNSNTTNAQTTSPFGSFAAATLDADVRMNTGRSQRNARIIFAYTSSTAYRFIEGDDVNNRWRIYERSRGRNTVRATFNATINTAQWYHVTVTLAADGNCTLAVGGSTLGSYKFSSAVSGLVGCGFTKSNSDFDNFCVGSGGTLAEGPIVIKPILGSNPVPSGFALAQNYPNPFNAGTNISFTLAEGSDVAVMVYDLLGRAVRHLAASYYPEGTHTVAFDGTDDYGGSLASGIYFYRLIAKGFTDTKKMVLLK, encoded by the coding sequence ATGAAACGGGTCTGGGTACTGTTTTTGGCGGGCTTCGCCCTCACCGTGGCCGTCGCGGTACCTGTCGTCGCCGACAATGTCCTGCAGAGGCCACTCGTCATCGTTCCGAACAACGTCCAGCTGGTTCCGGACGAGTTCATCGTCCGGTTCAAGCCATCGGCGAACCTGGGGGAACTGACCAGCTTCTCGACGGGGGCGTTGGGAAAACTCTCGGGCACCGCGCGCAGTGAATTGGCGAATCTCGCCGCGGCCTTTGGCGTCCAGAAGGTCGAGCCGCTGTTTCCGCGGGCCGCAGCGCGGGGAATCACCGAACTCAACGGCTATCATCGGGTGAAGGTCGGCGCCGGGCAATCGCTGGATGCGGCGATGCAGATGTACGCGCAGAGCCCGTTGGTCGACCACGTCGAGGCGATCGGCATCCATCCGGTCTACGCCACTCCGAGCGATCCCTACTATGACGATCCGACGATCTTTCCTCCCTACTATCAATGGGGGATGAACAACGCCGGTGACCATGATGTGGACGCTCCGGAGGCCTGGGACTTGGAGACGGGTGATTCGACGGTCATCCTCGCCATACTCGACACCGGGATTCGCTACTTCCACAAAGACCTGGGCGGTCCGAACGGGTCGTATTCCAACCCGACGGGGGCGGTTAACGGCAACAGTTGGATCAACTGGGCCGAAAAGAACGGTTCGGCCGGTGTCGATGACGACGGCAACGGCTACGTGGATGACTGGGTCGGCTACGACTTCGTCAACGGCGCCACGCCGTGCTGGTCGGGCGAGGACTGCAATACCACCGACAACGATCCGCGTGACTTCAACGGCCACGGCACGCACTGCGCCGGTATCGCCGCCGCGATCACCAACAACGCCTCCGGCGTCGCCGGGATGGCGGGCGGCTATGCCGCCGGTGCCGGCACCTATGGCAACGGTGTCAAAGTGATGGCCTGCCGGATCGGTTGGTCGGGGTCTTACCTGGGTCAGGAAGTCGGCTATGTCCGCATGGATTTCGCCGCCTCCGCCTTCTACTATGCCGCGGACAAGGGGGCGCGCATTGCCAGTTGTTCGTGGGGATCGTCCAACAGCGGCGGCATTGACGCGGCGATCACCTACTTCCAGAACGCCGACGGGCTGGTCGTCCACGCCGCCGGGAACAGCAACAACCAGACCGCGGACTACCTGGGCGGGCTGACGACCGTGCTCAATGTCGCCGCGACCGACTCGCTCGACAAGAAGGCGAGCTTCTCCACCTACGGGACCTGGGTCGATGTCTCGGCCCCCGGCGTGGCGATCATCAGTCTCTTCCACTATCATGCCGACGCCACCAACGACTACATCGCCGCGATGGATGGGACCTCGATGGCCACACCGTATGCAGCGGGCGTCTGCGCGCTGATCCGCTCGGCGTTCCCGTCGTACACCCGGCAGCAGGTGTTTGATCGCATCGTGGCCACCACAGACAATATTGATGCTCTGAATCCATCATACGCGGGCAAGCTCGGCTCCGGACGGATCAATGCCTACAACGCAGTGCAGGGCGCCGGACCGGTGCCGCCGGTGGCCCAGTTCGTCGGCTCGCCGACCTCGGGTTGCGCGCCTCTGGCTGTTCAGTTCACCGACCAGTCAACGGGTGGTCCGACCTCTTGGTCGTGGGACTTCGGCGACGGCGGGACCTCGACACTCCAGAACCCGTCACACACGTACACGGGTTCGGGCTCGTTTACCGTGACGCTCACCGCGACCAATGCCCAGGGCTCCGACAGCGAGATCAAGACCAACTACATCGTCGTGTCGACGGGCAGCGCGCCGGTGGCGGACTTTGTCGGGTCGCCCTTGACCGGGGAGGCGCCGTTGACGGTCTACTTCACCGACCTGTCGACGAATTCCCCGACGTCGTGGTCGTGGACCTTCGGCGACGGCGGGACTTCCACCGCGCAGAATCCGTCCCATGTGTACACCTCGGCGGGGACCTACACGGTGGCGCTGACCGCGTCCAATAGTTGCGGCTCGGACGGCGAGACCAAGACCGGATACATTACGGTCTCGGCGCCGGCGCAGCAGTGTGATGATTTCGCCGACGGCAACATCAGCAACTGGCTGAACAAGACCGGCACCTGGACGGCCACCAGTGGGTACATGAAAGGGAACTCCAACACCACGAATGCGCAGACGACGTCGCCGTTCGGCTCGTTTGCGGCCGCGACGCTCGACGCCGACGTCCGGATGAACACCGGCCGCAGCCAGCGCAATGCACGGATCATCTTTGCCTACACCAGCAGCACGGCGTACCGTTTCATCGAAGGGGATGATGTCAACAATCGCTGGCGGATCTACGAACGGTCCCGCGGCAGGAACACCGTGCGGGCGACCTTCAATGCCACGATCAACACCGCGCAATGGTACCACGTGACGGTAACGCTGGCGGCGGACGGCAACTGCACGCTGGCGGTGGGCGGTTCCACGCTCGGGTCATACAAGTTCTCCTCGGCGGTCAGTGGCCTCGTCGGTTGCGGCTTCACCAAATCCAACTCCGACTTCGACAACTTCTGTGTCGGCTCGGGCGGCACGCTGGCCGAGGGACCGATCGTGATCAAGCCGATTTTGGGATCGAACCCGGTGCCGAGCGGATTCGCGCTGGCGCAGAACTATCCCAACCCGTTCAATGCCGGCACCAACATCTCCTTCACGCTGGCTGAAGGGAGTGACGTGGCGGTCATGGTGTATGACCTGCTGGGCCGCGCCGTGCGTCACCTGGCGGCGTCGTACTATCCCGAGGGCACGCACACGGTTGCCTTTGACGGCACCGATGACTACGGCGGATCTCTGGCCTCGGGGATCTACTTCTACCGCCTGATCGCGAAGGGCTTCACCGACACCAAGAAGATGGTGCTGCTGAAATAG
- a CDS encoding aminotransferase class V-fold PLP-dependent enzyme, translating to MDKLIYLDNGATTFPKPESVYEQMDRFYREYGVNPGRSGYDMCMVAGNMVDDTRRLLTRFFNGTDPNRLIFAANATDALNLAIFGSLKAGDHAVSTTIEHNSVLRPLYHLSLEGVEVDYVPFDGRGFVDPDAIVRKIKKNTRLVVVNHGSNVIGTVQPVGEIGALCRERGVTFLIDSSQTAGKIPIDMETMNIDIVAFTGHKSLMGPMGTGGLYVREGVEIRHTRAGGTGVRSALRAHLDEYPYRLEYGTPNVPGIAGLHAGVTWIEAKGLHAIQEHEDRLLRTLRDGLREIDGVTMYCQDDLTDHIAVLAFNIDGLEALNAGTMLDVDYNIACRTGLHCAPLVHEQLGTDKVHGTLRFGLGPFNTEAEIAHAIGAVGELARSRKSALVR from the coding sequence ATGGACAAACTCATCTACCTGGACAACGGGGCGACCACCTTTCCCAAGCCGGAATCGGTCTATGAACAAATGGACCGGTTCTACCGCGAATACGGCGTCAATCCCGGCCGCTCCGGCTACGACATGTGCATGGTCGCGGGTAACATGGTCGATGACACGCGCAGACTGCTGACCCGGTTCTTCAACGGCACCGACCCCAACCGCCTGATCTTCGCCGCCAACGCCACTGATGCCCTCAACCTGGCGATCTTCGGATCGCTCAAAGCGGGCGACCACGCCGTGTCCACCACGATCGAGCACAACTCCGTCCTCCGCCCGCTCTACCACCTGAGTCTGGAGGGCGTGGAGGTCGACTATGTCCCCTTCGACGGCCGGGGATTCGTCGATCCCGATGCGATCGTGCGGAAGATCAAGAAGAATACACGGCTGGTCGTCGTCAACCACGGGTCGAACGTGATCGGTACAGTGCAGCCGGTGGGGGAGATCGGCGCCCTGTGTCGCGAGCGGGGAGTCACCTTCCTCATCGACTCCTCGCAGACGGCCGGCAAGATTCCCATCGATATGGAGACAATGAACATCGACATCGTGGCCTTCACCGGCCACAAGTCACTGATGGGACCCATGGGGACCGGCGGACTGTATGTCCGCGAGGGGGTCGAGATCCGTCATACGCGGGCGGGCGGAACCGGCGTCCGCTCCGCCTTGCGCGCCCACCTCGATGAGTATCCCTACCGGCTCGAATACGGCACTCCGAATGTACCCGGAATCGCCGGGCTCCACGCGGGCGTGACCTGGATCGAGGCGAAGGGACTCCACGCGATTCAGGAGCACGAAGACCGGCTGTTGCGGACGCTGCGCGACGGTCTACGAGAGATCGATGGCGTCACGATGTACTGCCAGGATGACTTGACCGACCACATCGCCGTCTTGGCGTTCAACATCGATGGCCTGGAAGCGCTCAATGCCGGCACGATGCTCGATGTCGACTACAACATCGCCTGCCGGACCGGGCTGCACTGCGCCCCACTCGTGCACGAACAACTCGGGACCGACAAGGTCCATGGCACGCTGCGCTTCGGCCTCGGACCGTTCAACACCGAGGCCGAGATCGCTCACGCCATCGGCGCCGTGGGCGAACTCGCCCGCAGCCGCAAGAGCGCCTTGGTCCGCTGA
- a CDS encoding saccharopine dehydrogenase C-terminal domain-containing protein — translation MRILVLGAGLMARGAVHDFLRNPAVESLTVADISSDALCALHERFPDRRLVTTVFEADDVDEVETLMRKADGVLCSVHYDFNVAFTEAAIATRTHMVDLGGNNDVVAAQLSLSGKAEQAGVTVIPDCGLAPGMVSVLVAWGLNRFAWADTVKIRVGGLPLSPEPPFRFQRLFSVEGLINEYVEPPLMLRDGRTVTGEPLGDVETVEFGPPVGTLEAFNTSGGLSTLAKTFGRRVKNLDYKTLRYPGHARAMQWLLHLGLFSSEPVPIDGQVIVPRRLVADRIVANVPLGTHDRTIVRVEFTGREGNQERVHRLDTVDEWDAQTGLTSMMRMTAFPAAIILQMVCDGRVSRRGVVPQEVAVDPDGFVQELARRGIDIRGI, via the coding sequence ATGCGGATTCTGGTTCTGGGAGCGGGGTTGATGGCGCGCGGGGCCGTGCATGATTTCCTGCGCAATCCGGCGGTGGAGTCTCTGACGGTTGCCGACATTTCCTCAGATGCGCTGTGCGCCCTACATGAGCGTTTTCCCGATCGGCGGCTGGTGACGACGGTCTTCGAGGCGGATGACGTCGATGAGGTTGAGACGCTGATGCGGAAGGCCGATGGGGTTCTTTGCAGCGTGCACTACGATTTCAACGTGGCCTTCACCGAAGCTGCGATCGCCACACGGACGCACATGGTGGACCTGGGGGGAAACAATGACGTCGTGGCGGCGCAGTTGTCGCTGTCCGGCAAGGCCGAACAGGCGGGGGTGACCGTGATTCCCGACTGCGGGCTGGCACCGGGAATGGTGTCGGTTCTGGTGGCGTGGGGACTCAACCGGTTTGCCTGGGCCGATACTGTGAAGATCCGCGTCGGCGGGCTTCCCCTGTCGCCGGAGCCACCCTTCCGATTCCAACGGTTGTTCTCGGTCGAGGGACTGATCAACGAGTATGTCGAGCCGCCGCTGATGCTGCGCGACGGACGAACTGTCACCGGTGAACCGTTGGGGGACGTGGAGACGGTCGAGTTCGGGCCGCCGGTCGGGACGCTGGAGGCCTTCAACACGTCGGGCGGGCTCTCAACCCTGGCGAAGACCTTTGGCCGTCGGGTCAAGAACCTCGACTACAAGACATTGCGGTATCCGGGTCACGCCCGGGCGATGCAGTGGCTGCTGCATCTCGGCCTGTTCTCCTCCGAACCCGTGCCGATAGACGGGCAGGTGATTGTCCCCCGCCGTCTGGTGGCGGACCGGATCGTTGCCAATGTGCCGTTGGGGACACACGACCGGACCATTGTCCGCGTGGAATTCACCGGGCGTGAGGGTAACCAAGAGCGGGTCCACCGGCTGGACACCGTCGACGAGTGGGACGCCCAAACGGGTCTGACGTCGATGATGCGAATGACCGCCTTTCCGGCTGCCATCATCCTGCAGATGGTCTGCGACGGGCGGGTGTCCCGGCGGGGGGTTGTCCCGCAGGAGGTCGCGGTCGACCCCGACGGCTTCGTGCAGGAATTGGCGCGCAGAGGGATAGACATCCGCGGGATTTAG
- a CDS encoding M6 family metalloprotease domain-containing protein, with protein MSAFRRFGGVIPLGLMAIGSTFLLAAVSSAARLPSLPPNAVTITAKYGGELTVDPTRFHVYDIPRMGFERITGFSPDRQATEAPLGRQILAPAAATGRVLTILVEWENHPANPLLHPAEAYDSLLYSDHLYPTGSVRDYYEEVSYGSFGVTGAVFGWVYLSSWYNGWYNINEIVATVDPFVNFADYDGDHDGYVDALWIIHAGPGQEETHDPNDIWSHAYRGVHVPTSDGVALDRWSVQPEQHMSGEIISIRVFCHEYGHILGMPDLYDYDGKLDTATYFTPNDENDHPLVDWDVMGYGGYNIMAYGNRSCPSHFCGWSRTFLGWATPVIPTCLEGTYTLYNIEEHAAENLFKIPINAQGTEYFLLEYRNPGNAGLFDHLNSDFSAYCPWFTPGRDTLDAGLLITHIDDLVSPNDGTPSYSHYAVTVVDAGYDPAHPWNGTEFTEWWYPYEFRVGTLYSPNDPGQTLCSPTTTPSSNGYSGSSGISIEVLSQTSDQMTIRISKPQAPVLMPVAPIVIEVSETREVLISATDANCTAPALSALGLPNYAAFVDSGNGHGTLSLAPLPGDEGVRGVLAIADDGALTDTFLVRITVTSPSCLCPCVGDPQCDSLANVQDVVQCVNVAFRGAAPTVDPQCPQERTDVDCDAVTTLQDVVRVINVSFRGAVKTTEFCDPCTTP; from the coding sequence ATGTCTGCGTTCCGACGCTTCGGCGGGGTGATTCCGCTCGGCCTCATGGCCATTGGGTCGACCTTCCTGTTGGCTGCGGTCAGTTCTGCCGCCCGTCTCCCCTCACTCCCTCCCAACGCCGTGACCATCACGGCCAAGTACGGCGGCGAACTCACGGTCGATCCCACCCGGTTTCACGTCTACGACATTCCCCGGATGGGATTCGAACGGATCACCGGCTTTTCACCGGATCGACAGGCAACCGAGGCACCGTTGGGGCGGCAGATTCTGGCACCCGCCGCCGCCACCGGTCGGGTGCTCACCATTCTGGTCGAATGGGAGAACCATCCCGCCAACCCCCTGCTGCACCCGGCCGAGGCGTACGACTCTCTCCTATACTCCGACCATCTCTATCCGACCGGCAGCGTGCGCGACTACTATGAAGAGGTCTCTTACGGCAGCTTCGGGGTCACAGGCGCGGTATTCGGGTGGGTCTACCTGAGCTCCTGGTACAACGGTTGGTACAATATCAACGAGATCGTTGCCACCGTCGACCCCTTTGTCAACTTCGCCGACTACGATGGCGACCACGATGGGTATGTCGACGCGCTCTGGATCATCCATGCCGGCCCGGGGCAGGAGGAGACGCATGACCCCAATGACATCTGGTCTCATGCCTATCGCGGCGTGCACGTGCCGACCTCTGACGGCGTCGCCCTCGACCGCTGGTCGGTCCAGCCCGAGCAGCACATGAGCGGCGAGATCATCAGCATCCGCGTCTTCTGCCATGAGTACGGACACATCCTCGGCATGCCCGACCTGTACGACTACGATGGTAAGCTGGACACCGCGACCTACTTCACGCCCAACGATGAGAACGATCATCCTCTGGTCGACTGGGACGTCATGGGCTACGGCGGGTACAACATCATGGCCTATGGCAACCGCTCGTGTCCGTCGCACTTCTGCGGCTGGTCGCGCACCTTCCTGGGATGGGCGACGCCGGTGATTCCCACCTGTCTGGAGGGAACCTACACGCTGTACAACATCGAAGAGCACGCGGCAGAGAACCTCTTCAAGATCCCCATCAATGCGCAGGGAACCGAGTACTTCCTGCTGGAATACCGCAACCCGGGGAACGCCGGGTTGTTCGACCATCTCAATTCCGACTTCTCCGCCTACTGCCCGTGGTTTACGCCGGGACGCGACACGCTGGACGCCGGACTCTTGATCACCCACATCGATGATCTGGTGTCTCCGAATGACGGAACGCCCTCCTACTCCCACTATGCCGTGACGGTGGTCGACGCCGGATACGATCCCGCCCATCCCTGGAACGGGACCGAGTTCACCGAGTGGTGGTATCCCTATGAATTCCGCGTCGGCACGCTCTACTCCCCCAATGATCCGGGCCAGACTCTCTGTTCCCCGACGACGACACCCTCCAGCAACGGTTACTCAGGTTCCTCCGGGATTTCGATCGAGGTCCTGTCCCAGACCAGCGACCAGATGACCATCCGGATCAGCAAACCGCAGGCGCCGGTCCTGATGCCGGTCGCTCCGATCGTAATCGAAGTGTCCGAGACGCGTGAGGTGCTCATCTCGGCGACCGATGCCAATTGCACGGCCCCGGCCCTGTCTGCGCTGGGGCTGCCCAACTATGCCGCGTTCGTCGATTCCGGCAACGGCCACGGAACATTGTCTCTGGCGCCGCTGCCCGGCGATGAGGGTGTTCGCGGTGTCCTGGCCATTGCCGACGATGGCGCTCTGACGGACACATTTCTGGTGCGCATCACGGTGACATCACCGTCCTGCCTCTGTCCCTGTGTCGGTGACCCGCAGTGCGATAGCCTGGCCAATGTGCAGGATGTCGTTCAATGTGTGAATGTGGCCTTCCGTGGGGCAGCACCGACGGTCGATCCCCAATGCCCACAGGAGCGGACCGATGTCGACTGCGACGCCGTAACGACCCTTCAGGACGTCGTGCGCGTGATCAACGTATCCTTCCGCGGCGCGGTGAAGACGACCGAGTTCTGCGATCCCTGCACAACACCCTGA